A window of Onychostoma macrolepis isolate SWU-2019 chromosome 01, ASM1243209v1, whole genome shotgun sequence contains these coding sequences:
- the zmp:0000001069 gene encoding galanin receptor type 2 — MNLTPDQPPTLLYDLPRALDLQREPQNKSRSAPASFFNSTFFFQDNAALEWQLFLTIQEPGTIILTVLYSISFLVGFFGNVMSLKVLLGQHGSMRLSGASATRCLLINLAVCDLAVVCVCMPVTLGHRIYTPWVYGDFLCRAVPFTQAVSVSASVLSITVISISRYYAVHSPLQSRAYFTRRRILASVTIVWLVSSVICMPVAIVTRRDEVALIEGLAIVLPVCGEVWPQPRLRQAYNVLLFSALYCLPVGFNLTLAFLTCRRLRSTGSEGRFTELDPRSQALHETRLQGRRQIARMVAALVLLFALSWLPMYVTDIWLDRELHHPPDWLLQTRPFAQWLGLTNSSLNPFCYCFIGDLHRSAKALRLRLCGPSPASALALASLPKIFSLQNQDKSQADTADNSTSSCGEDVGNLKLSMWWTQSRTCESMSLPYHLGMTEAITLDT; from the coding sequence ATGAATCTGACCCCAGATCAGCCACCAACCCTGCTCTACGACCTTCCCAGGGCATTGGACCTTCAGCGTGAACCACAAAACAAGAGCAGGTCGGCTCCAGCCAGCTTCTTCAACAGCACCTTCTTTTTCCAGGATAATGCAGCTTTAGAATGGCAGCTGTTCCTCACCATCCAAGAGCCTGGCACCATTATCTTGACTGTCCTGTACTCTATTTCCTTCCTTGTGGGTTTTTTTGGGAATGTCATGTCCCTCAAAGTCTTACTGGGCCAGCATGGAAGCATGCGACTGTCTGGTGCTAGCGCCACCCGCTGCCTGCTGATAAACTTAGCGGTGTGCGACTTGGCAGTGGTTTGCGTGTGCATGCCCGTCACCCTGGGCCACCGCATCTATACTCCATGGGTGTACGGTGACTTTTTGTGCCGGGCGGTGCCCTTCACGCAAGCGGTGTCTGTTTCCGCCAGTGTCCTGAGCATCACGGTCATCAGCATCAGTCGGTACTATGCAGTTCACTCACCGCTACAATCCCGCGCCTACTTCACTCGTCGACGCATCCTCGCCTCTGTCACAATCGTGTGGCTTGTCTCTTCAGTGATCTGCATGCCAGTCGCAATAGTTACCAGGCGTGATGAAGTAGCTTTGATCGAAGGGCTGGCCATCGTGTTGCCCGTCTGTGGAGAGGTATGGCCTCAGCCGCGCTTGCGACAGGCGTACAATGTCCTGCTGTTCAGCGCCCTCTACTGCCTACCTGTTGGGTTTAATCTCACTCTAGCCTTCCTCACATGTCGTCGGCTGCGTAGCACTGGTTCTGAGGGACGGTTCACAGAGTTGGACCCCCGTTCCCAGGCACTTCATGAGACAAGGCTGCAGGGGCGCAGGCAGATCGCACGTATGGTCGCAGCTTTGGTGCTGCTCTTCGCTCTTTCTTGGTTGCCAATGTATGTGACTGATATTTGGCTGGACCGTGAGTTGCACCATCCACCAGATTGGCTCCTTCAGACCAGACCCTTTGCACAATGGTTGGGCCTCACCAACTCTTCTCTCAACCCTTTTTGCTACTGCTTCATTGGTGACCTCCACCGCTCAGCCAAGGCTTTGCGTTTGCGCCTCTGCGGCCCGTCCCCGGCCTCGGCATTGGCACTGGCTTCTCTCCCGAAAATATTCAGCTTGCAGAATCAAGATAAATCGCAAGCGGACACCGCCGACAACTCAACCAGCTCCTGCGGGGAGGATGTTGGGAACCTGAAACTATCGATGTGGTGGACTCAATCTCGCACATGTGAGTCAATGAGCTTGCCTTACCACTTAGGAATGACTGAGGCAATTACACTGGATACATAG
- the ttyh3b gene encoding protein tweety homolog 3 isoform X2 yields MAAVVNYSPPWWVNLFHRLPHFNLQFQLTSSDFRPEDSEYQKSVLLLGAVALVCLALDLLFLLFYSFWLCCRRRKNQDSPNADCCCTAWCVIIATLVCSAGIAVGFYGNGETCDGMTRLTYSLRHANQTVAGIDKLVSESTSSLNETLQEGLVQLETVYSKHTDYLSIVQKLQGQLDELINLMVEVPFWSGTDLSLDHLASITEQYDWYRWLGYLGLLLFDVIICLLVLVGLIRNSRSILISVCLLGVLTLVISWASLGLEFSVAVTASDFCVAPDSYITKVTRENAVINQDILQYYLRCSMGQTNPFQQKLSGSHKALVEMQDDVSELLRSAIREFPKTKSNLEEMQAVLNSTEVSLHHLTALVDCRSLHMDYVQALTGLCYDGVEGLIYLVLFSFVTALMFSSIVCSVPHTWQSKRSQNANFQTPRCENTPLIGRESPPPSYTSSMRAKYLATSRPDQSRPSESQNGLEPNMRPDLTSRSAPNSRPNSAIHRPHSAIH; encoded by the exons TCTGTGTTGTTGCTAGGTGCAGTAGCGTTGGTGTGCTTGGCGCTCgacctcctcttcctcctcttctaCTCCTTTTGGCTGTGCTGCCGTCGCAGGAAGAACCAGGACTCGCCCAATGCAGACTGCTGCTGCACCGCTTGGTGCGTGATCATCGCCACGCTCGTGTGCAG TGCTGGCATTGCAGTCGGTTTCTATGGAAACGGCGAAACGTGCGATGGCATGACACGACTGACATACTCCTTGCGCCATGCTAACCAAACAGTGGCAGGCATCGACAAACTG GTATCAGAGAGCACCAGCAGTCTGAATGAAACCCTGCAGGAGGGTTTGGTGCAGCTGGAGACCGTGTACTCCAAGCATACAGACTACCTGTCCATCGTCCAGAAACTGCAGGGTCAGCTGGACGAGCTGATCAATCTGATGGTGGAGGTGCCTTTCTGGAGTGGTACGGATCTCTCTCTGGATCACCTGGCGTCCATCACTGAGCAGTATGACTGGTACAG GTGGTTGGGTTATCTGGGTCTGCTGCTCTTTGATGTTATAATCTGCCTGCTCGTTTTGGTTGGTCTCATACGCAACTCAAGAAGCATCTTAATCAG TGTTTGTTTGCTAGGTGTGCTGACGCTGGTGATCAGCTGGGCTTCACTTGGGCTGGAGTTTTCTGTTGCTGTG ACTGCCAGTGATTTTTGTGTTGCCCCTGACTCTTACATCACCAAAGTGACACGTGAGAACGCCGTTATCAACCAAG ATATCCTGCAGTATTATCTGAGGTGCAGCATGGGACAGACCAACCCATTTCAGCAG AAACTCTCCGGAAGCCATAAAGCTCTTGTGGAGATGCAGGATGATGTTTCTGAGCTCTTGCGCTCAGCTATTCGTGAATTCCCCAAGACTAAG AGTAACCTAGAGGAGATGCAGGCGGTGTTAAACTCCACTGAAGTCAGTCTCCACCACCTCACTGCCCTGGTCGACTGTCGGAGCCTGCACATG GACTATGTGCAGGCTCTGACCGGACTGTGTTACGATGGTGTGGAGGGGCTTATTTATCTGGTCCTTTTCTCGTTCGTCACTGCGCTAATGTTTAGCTCCATCGTTTGCAGTGTGCCTCACACCTGGCAGAGCAAGAG GAGCCAGAATGCTAACTTTCAGACCCCTCGGTGCGAGAACACGCCACTCATTGGCAGAGAATCCCCCCCGCCGTCA TACACCTCAAGCATGAGGGCCAAATATCTGGCAACCAGCCGCCCAGACCAATCCAGGCCATCAGAATCCCAGAACGGTCTGGAGCCCAACATGCGACCAGACCTAACCAGCCGTTCAGCTCCAAACAGCCGACCAAATTCAGCTATCCACCGACCCCACTCCGCCATCCATTAA
- the ttyh3b gene encoding protein tweety homolog 3 isoform X1, whose protein sequence is MAAVVNYSPPWWVNLFHRLPHFNLQFQLTSSDFRPEDSEYQKSVLLLGAVALVCLALDLLFLLFYSFWLCCRRRKNQDSPNADCCCTAWCVIIATLVCSAGIAVGFYGNGETCDGMTRLTYSLRHANQTVAGIDKLVSESTSSLNETLQEGLVQLETVYSKHTDYLSIVQKLQGQLDELINLMVEVPFWSGTDLSLDHLASITEQYDWYRWLGYLGLLLFDVIICLLVLVGLIRNSRSILISVCLLGVLTLVISWASLGLEFSVAVTASDFCVAPDSYITKVTRENAVINQDILQYYLRCSMGQTNPFQQKLSGSHKALVEMQDDVSELLRSAIREFPKTKSNLEEMQAVLNSTEVSLHHLTALVDCRSLHMDYVQALTGLCYDGVEGLIYLVLFSFVTALMFSSIVCSVPHTWQSKRSEEEDGDETSATLGPRAPHDNLYRVHMPSLYSCGSSTYGSEASLPAAAHTVSNAPVTEYMSQNANFQTPRCENTPLIGRESPPPSYTSSMRAKYLATSRPDQSRPSESQNGLEPNMRPDLTSRSAPNSRPNSAIHRPHSAIH, encoded by the exons TCTGTGTTGTTGCTAGGTGCAGTAGCGTTGGTGTGCTTGGCGCTCgacctcctcttcctcctcttctaCTCCTTTTGGCTGTGCTGCCGTCGCAGGAAGAACCAGGACTCGCCCAATGCAGACTGCTGCTGCACCGCTTGGTGCGTGATCATCGCCACGCTCGTGTGCAG TGCTGGCATTGCAGTCGGTTTCTATGGAAACGGCGAAACGTGCGATGGCATGACACGACTGACATACTCCTTGCGCCATGCTAACCAAACAGTGGCAGGCATCGACAAACTG GTATCAGAGAGCACCAGCAGTCTGAATGAAACCCTGCAGGAGGGTTTGGTGCAGCTGGAGACCGTGTACTCCAAGCATACAGACTACCTGTCCATCGTCCAGAAACTGCAGGGTCAGCTGGACGAGCTGATCAATCTGATGGTGGAGGTGCCTTTCTGGAGTGGTACGGATCTCTCTCTGGATCACCTGGCGTCCATCACTGAGCAGTATGACTGGTACAG GTGGTTGGGTTATCTGGGTCTGCTGCTCTTTGATGTTATAATCTGCCTGCTCGTTTTGGTTGGTCTCATACGCAACTCAAGAAGCATCTTAATCAG TGTTTGTTTGCTAGGTGTGCTGACGCTGGTGATCAGCTGGGCTTCACTTGGGCTGGAGTTTTCTGTTGCTGTG ACTGCCAGTGATTTTTGTGTTGCCCCTGACTCTTACATCACCAAAGTGACACGTGAGAACGCCGTTATCAACCAAG ATATCCTGCAGTATTATCTGAGGTGCAGCATGGGACAGACCAACCCATTTCAGCAG AAACTCTCCGGAAGCCATAAAGCTCTTGTGGAGATGCAGGATGATGTTTCTGAGCTCTTGCGCTCAGCTATTCGTGAATTCCCCAAGACTAAG AGTAACCTAGAGGAGATGCAGGCGGTGTTAAACTCCACTGAAGTCAGTCTCCACCACCTCACTGCCCTGGTCGACTGTCGGAGCCTGCACATG GACTATGTGCAGGCTCTGACCGGACTGTGTTACGATGGTGTGGAGGGGCTTATTTATCTGGTCCTTTTCTCGTTCGTCACTGCGCTAATGTTTAGCTCCATCGTTTGCAGTGTGCCTCACACCTGGCAGAGCAAGAG GTCTGAGGAGGAGGATGGCGATGAGACTTCGGCCACACTCGGCCCGCGAGCGCCGCACGATAACCTGTACCGCGTACACATGCCTAGCCTGTACAGCTGTGGCAGCAGCACCTACGGCAGCGAGGCTAGTCTCCCCGCTGCGGCACACACTGTCAGCAACGCGCCAGTCACTGAGTACAT GAGCCAGAATGCTAACTTTCAGACCCCTCGGTGCGAGAACACGCCACTCATTGGCAGAGAATCCCCCCCGCCGTCA TACACCTCAAGCATGAGGGCCAAATATCTGGCAACCAGCCGCCCAGACCAATCCAGGCCATCAGAATCCCAGAACGGTCTGGAGCCCAACATGCGACCAGACCTAACCAGCCGTTCAGCTCCAAACAGCCGACCAAATTCAGCTATCCACCGACCCCACTCCGCCATCCATTAA